From a region of the Acidobacteriota bacterium genome:
- the rplQ gene encoding 50S ribosomal protein L17 → MRHGMDHRKLGRTSEHRIALLRNQTVSLIRHDRIRTTLAKAKELRRFVEKLITLAKKDTLHARRLCAVDVHDPEALKKLFSVLGPLYAQRPGGYTRVLKLGARRGDGAEEAIVELVGREPKFETKPAKGAKKAKAPAEKTAAKPAEGAGAPPEG, encoded by the coding sequence ATGCGCCACGGAATGGATCACCGCAAACTGGGCCGCACCTCGGAACACCGCATCGCGCTGCTCCGAAACCAGACCGTCAGCCTGATCCGGCACGACCGGATCCGCACGACGCTGGCCAAGGCCAAGGAGCTCCGCCGCTTCGTCGAAAAGCTCATCACCCTGGCCAAGAAGGACACGCTTCACGCGCGTCGGCTGTGCGCCGTGGATGTGCACGACCCCGAGGCCCTGAAGAAGCTCTTCTCCGTGCTCGGCCCGCTCTACGCCCAGAGGCCCGGCGGGTACACCCGCGTGCTGAAGCTGGGCGCGCGAAGGGGCGACGGCGCCGAGGAGGCCATCGTGGAACTCGTGGGCCGCGAGCCCAAGTTCGAGACGAAGCCCGCCAAGGGCGCCAAGAAGGCCAAGGCCCCCGCCGAGAAGACGGCCGCGAAACCCGCCGAGGGCGCGGGCGCTCCGCCGGAGGGCTAG
- a CDS encoding DNA-directed RNA polymerase subunit alpha, whose translation MKPFQMPTLIECNIETLTDRYGEFVAQPLERGWGITLGNALRRILLSSIEGAAISAVKIEGVLHEFTSVPGVLEDVTDVVLNLKAIQFIQHSDEPKTLRLSVQGPAEVKARDIQHDGTIRILNPDAPIATLNEEGSLDMEIILTKGRGYVPAEANKVEDPQYIAIDSIHSPVRKVNYEVTETRVGEATDYEKLKLEIWTNGAVTPQQALASAASLLTSHLELFRALTGPDAAVIPQGTQPVLTGGLEHLLGQALDETELNQRIVKMLQTNDVETVRDLVRMTEKDLQGIKNFGQKALKEVNDFLEKLDLTLGMNV comes from the coding sequence ATGAAACCTTTTCAGATGCCCACCCTCATCGAGTGCAATATCGAAACCCTCACGGACCGTTACGGCGAGTTCGTGGCCCAGCCCCTGGAGCGGGGCTGGGGGATCACCCTCGGCAACGCGCTCAGGCGCATCCTCCTCTCCTCCATCGAGGGGGCGGCGATCTCGGCCGTGAAGATCGAGGGCGTTCTTCACGAGTTCACCTCCGTTCCCGGGGTTCTCGAGGACGTGACGGACGTGGTGCTCAACCTCAAGGCCATCCAGTTCATCCAGCACTCCGACGAGCCGAAAACCCTTCGCCTGTCGGTGCAGGGCCCGGCCGAAGTCAAGGCCCGGGACATCCAGCACGACGGCACGATCCGCATCCTGAACCCCGATGCCCCCATCGCCACCCTCAACGAGGAGGGCTCCCTCGACATGGAGATCATCCTCACCAAGGGGCGTGGGTACGTTCCCGCGGAGGCCAACAAGGTAGAGGACCCGCAGTACATCGCCATCGATTCCATCCACTCGCCCGTCCGAAAGGTCAACTACGAAGTGACCGAGACCCGCGTGGGCGAGGCCACGGACTACGAGAAGCTGAAGCTGGAGATCTGGACCAACGGAGCCGTCACGCCCCAGCAGGCCCTGGCCTCCGCGGCCTCTCTCCTGACCTCCCACCTGGAGCTCTTCCGGGCCCTCACGGGCCCCGACGCCGCCGTCATTCCCCAGGGGACCCAGCCCGTCCTGACGGGCGGTCTCGAACACCTCCTGGGCCAGGCCCTGGACGAGACGGAGCTGAACCAACGCATCGTGAAAATGCTGCAGACCAACGACGTGGAGACGGTGAGGGACCTCGTCCGCATGACGGAAAAGGACCTCCAGGGGATCAAGAATTTCGGTCAGAAGGCCCTCAAGGAGGTCAACGACTTCCTGGAGAAGCTGGATCTGACCCTCGGCATGAACGTGTGA
- the rpsK gene encoding 30S ribosomal protein S11 codes for MAKAKAGKRTPRREKKNIPMGVVHISATFNNTLVNVTDLEGNTVVWSSSGSSGFKGTRKGTPFAAQVAARAAAEKAMEHGMREVDVEVTGPGAGRESAIRAVQGSGLKIRSIRDMTPIPHNGCRPPKRRRV; via the coding sequence ATGGCGAAGGCAAAGGCTGGAAAGAGAACGCCCCGGCGCGAGAAGAAGAACATCCCCATGGGCGTGGTGCACATCAGCGCCACCTTCAACAACACGCTGGTGAACGTCACGGACCTGGAAGGCAACACGGTCGTTTGGTCGAGCTCCGGCTCCTCGGGCTTCAAGGGAACGCGGAAGGGCACCCCCTTCGCCGCGCAGGTGGCGGCCCGGGCGGCCGCCGAGAAGGCCATGGAGCACGGAATGCGCGAGGTGGACGTGGAAGTCACGGGACCGGGGGCCGGCCGCGAATCGGCCATCCGGGCCGTGCAAGGCTCGGGCCTCAAGATCCGCTCCATCCGCGACATGACGCCCATCCCCCACAACGGGTGCCGTCCGCCAAAGCGGCGGCGCGTGTGA
- the rpsD gene encoding 30S ribosomal protein S4 — MARYHAAVCRLCRRESVKLFLKGDRCFKEKCAIEKRNTPPGQHVRRRGKMKGYGVQLREKQKAKRIYGVLERQFRTYFHEADRLKGVTGENLLSLLEKRLDNTVYRLGFSSSRKQSRQWVTHGHIRVNGRRVGVPNYRVRPGDEITVSGELAKNVFLQSAVESSSGRGVPEWLRLDAENLKGTVVRDPQRTDITYPIEEQLIVELYSK; from the coding sequence TTGGCTCGGTATCATGCTGCTGTCTGCCGCCTCTGCCGCAGGGAAAGCGTCAAGCTCTTCCTGAAGGGGGACCGCTGCTTCAAGGAGAAGTGCGCCATCGAGAAGCGCAACACGCCGCCCGGTCAGCACGTCCGCCGCCGCGGCAAGATGAAGGGCTACGGCGTCCAGCTCCGCGAAAAGCAGAAGGCCAAGCGCATCTACGGCGTCCTCGAACGCCAGTTCCGCACCTACTTTCACGAGGCCGACCGGCTCAAGGGGGTCACGGGAGAAAACCTGCTGTCCTTGCTCGAAAAGCGCCTGGACAACACCGTCTACCGCCTCGGCTTCTCCTCCTCGCGCAAGCAGTCCCGCCAGTGGGTGACCCACGGCCACATCCGCGTGAACGGGCGCCGGGTGGGCGTCCCCAATTACCGGGTCCGGCCCGGGGACGAGATCACCGTCTCGGGAGAGCTCGCCAAGAACGTCTTCCTGCAGTCCGCCGTGGAATCCTCGTCCGGACGAGGGGTCCCCGAGTGGCTGCGGCTGGACGCCGAGAACCTGAAGGGTACCGTGGTCCGGGACCCGCAGCGCACCGACATCACCTACCCCATCGAGGAGCAGCTCATCGTCGAGCTGTATTCCAAGTAA